A portion of the Campylobacter showae CSUNSWCD genome contains these proteins:
- a CDS encoding 5'-nucleotidase produces the protein MNPTPNLKKLTLLHFNDLHGDFLAEQVDDKLVGGVSMLSGYINQVRQTEKNVIYAIAGDMFRGSIIDSEYKGVSTIEIMNALAPDIVKR, from the coding sequence ATGAATCCCACGCCAAATTTAAAAAAACTAACCCTGCTTCACTTCAATGATTTGCACGGAGACTTTTTGGCTGAGCAAGTGGACGACAAGCTAGTAGGCGGCGTCTCTATGCTGTCCGGTTATATAAATCAAGTCCGTCAAACAGAAAAAAACGTCATCTACGCTATCGCAGGCGATATGTTTCGAGGCTCGATTATCGATTCGGAGTATAAAGGGGTTTCTACGATCGAGATCATGAATGCTTTAGCGCCCGATATCGTTAAAAGGTAA
- a CDS encoding SEL1-like repeat protein, translating to MKQNIKKGKEILEALCYDEYPEGCGNLAALYESDKYGMKDDKKATELYTMACKHNPKGSACDKIGGMNKRLEFFCTEKKNGYDCFQAAGSYQNDPEKCCIFTTSLANTDIATDVSKLSNLFKRITTEQ from the coding sequence AAATTTTAGAAGCACTTTGCTACGATGAATATCCGGAAGGCTGCGGCAATCTAGCCGCGCTCTATGAAAGCGATAAATACGGCATGAAAGACGATAAAAAAGCTACGGAACTTTATACCATGGCTTGCAAACACAATCCAAAAGGCTCAGCGTGCGACAAGATAGGCGGCATGAACAAGAGGCTAGAATTTTTTTGCACAGAAAAAAAGAACGGTTATGATTGCTTTCAGGCAGCAGGCTCCTATCAAAACGATCCGGAAAAATGCTGTATTTTTACGACAAGTCTTGCGAATACGGATATAGCGACGGATGTCTCGAAGCTATCAAATTTGTTCAAGAGGATAACAACAGAGCAATGA